From Alienimonas californiensis, a single genomic window includes:
- a CDS encoding flagellar export chaperone FliS yields the protein MTDAAPPVPARNDYLRAAVTTANPATLHGMLADAAVRFSSRAADLLADGPDRDEAGGYAALDRATALVAELFAGVKPNAAAATGEDADAGRAIAEGVRARFAFCLGRLAEAGRNNAAAPARDAARVLTVHAETWRELLLGSAGQGGAAAAPSPEPLTFAPAPAPPAAASAASRSWAA from the coding sequence GTGACCGACGCCGCCCCCCCCGTCCCCGCCCGGAACGACTACCTGCGTGCGGCGGTGACGACGGCGAACCCGGCGACGCTGCACGGCATGCTCGCGGACGCCGCCGTGCGGTTCAGCAGTCGGGCCGCGGACCTGCTGGCCGACGGGCCGGACCGCGACGAGGCCGGCGGTTACGCGGCGCTGGACCGGGCGACGGCCTTGGTGGCGGAGCTGTTCGCCGGGGTGAAGCCGAACGCCGCCGCCGCCACCGGCGAAGACGCCGACGCCGGCCGGGCGATCGCCGAGGGGGTGCGGGCCCGGTTCGCGTTCTGCCTGGGCCGCCTCGCCGAGGCCGGGCGGAACAACGCCGCCGCCCCGGCCCGCGACGCCGCCCGCGTGCTGACGGTGCACGCGGAAACTTGGCGGGAACTGCTCCTCGGGTCGGCTGGACAGGGCGGCGCCGCTGCGGCGCCGTCGCCGGAGCCGCTCACGTTCGCGCCCGCCCCGGCCCCGCCGGCCGCGGCGTCGGCCGCGTCGCGCTCCTGGGCGGCGTGA